One window of Azospirillaceae bacterium genomic DNA carries:
- a CDS encoding amidohydrolase family protein, translating into MKKRVSPSRIAAKAPLIAGTLLLWSAGALAAGTTDKLSIIQNGESIGTVTGVTDGKTVNVDYYVDDNGRGPKHHETLTIGAGDIPVSWTVAGTSLMGASISENFKWDGGQATWSSQADKGAVPAAKAPLYVVNDDSPWAVGVYARALLKAPGNTMALLPGGAMKLVKVSTTTLGQGSAAVPLTLYRIEGVNLEPDYALLDKSNRLFATFGHHALTVRQGYEKDVPAIQALGAEAARKLARERQAALAHRYDQPVRIRNVHVFDPRTGTLGALSTVIVMRDRVTAVMPSDQDTATPDDQVIVDGQGGTLVPGLHDMHSHTTLDSGLFYLAAGVTETRDMGNDNAFLQDLMPRIQSGELAGPRITPNGFMEGRSPYSARLGIIPETVPDAIKAVDWYADRGYFQIKIYNSMNPDWVRPIADEAHKRGMNVTGHVPAFDTPDRCIEDGYSEITHVNQLMLGWVLNPGEDTRTPLRLTAMARAATLDLNSDRVQKTVKMMVDGHIAHDPTAVILERLMLSRAGVTPPGDVDYLDNMPIGYQRYRKRTFVPLKQPGDDEAYRTAFSKVLETLKLLHDKGIRLLPGTDDTTGFTVQRELELYTLAGISPAEALRLGTLSPEEYMGHPDVGTIERGKLADLFLIAGDPTKDIRAIKKARFVMKGGFIYYPTEIYQSLSIKPFTDAPPVTLPAKGVTGPGDTVGVPAMFGGGDDDGLGD; encoded by the coding sequence ATGAAAAAGCGCGTTTCCCCCAGCCGCATCGCGGCGAAGGCCCCGCTGATCGCGGGCACCCTTTTGCTGTGGAGCGCCGGGGCGCTGGCGGCCGGGACCACCGACAAGCTGTCCATCATCCAGAACGGTGAAAGCATCGGCACCGTCACCGGTGTCACGGACGGCAAGACGGTGAACGTCGACTATTACGTCGACGACAACGGCCGCGGCCCGAAGCACCATGAGACCCTGACCATCGGCGCCGGCGACATTCCGGTCAGCTGGACCGTGGCCGGCACCTCCCTGATGGGCGCCAGCATCAGCGAGAATTTCAAGTGGGATGGCGGTCAGGCCACCTGGTCCAGCCAGGCGGACAAGGGTGCGGTGCCCGCCGCCAAGGCGCCGCTGTACGTGGTCAACGACGACAGCCCCTGGGCCGTGGGCGTCTATGCCCGCGCGCTGCTGAAGGCGCCGGGCAACACCATGGCCCTGCTGCCCGGCGGTGCCATGAAGCTGGTGAAGGTCAGCACCACTACCCTGGGCCAGGGCTCGGCCGCCGTGCCCCTGACCCTGTACCGGATCGAAGGCGTGAACCTGGAGCCGGACTACGCCCTGCTGGACAAGTCCAACCGTTTGTTCGCCACCTTCGGCCATCACGCGCTGACCGTCCGCCAGGGGTATGAGAAGGACGTGCCGGCCATCCAGGCGCTGGGGGCGGAAGCGGCGCGCAAGCTGGCGCGCGAACGGCAGGCGGCGCTGGCCCACCGCTATGACCAGCCGGTGCGCATCCGCAACGTCCACGTCTTCGATCCGCGCACCGGCACGCTGGGCGCCCTGTCCACCGTCATCGTCATGCGCGACCGTGTCACCGCCGTGATGCCGTCCGACCAGGACACCGCCACGCCGGATGACCAGGTGATCGTGGACGGGCAGGGCGGCACCCTGGTGCCGGGCCTGCACGACATGCATTCCCACACCACGTTGGACAGCGGCCTGTTCTACCTGGCCGCCGGCGTCACCGAGACGCGCGACATGGGCAACGACAACGCCTTCCTGCAGGATTTGATGCCCCGCATCCAGTCCGGCGAACTGGCGGGGCCGCGCATCACGCCCAACGGCTTCATGGAAGGCCGCAGCCCCTATTCGGCGCGCCTGGGCATCATCCCCGAAACGGTGCCGGACGCCATCAAGGCCGTCGACTGGTACGCCGACCGCGGCTATTTCCAGATCAAGATCTACAACTCCATGAACCCGGACTGGGTGCGCCCCATCGCGGATGAGGCGCACAAGCGCGGCATGAATGTGACCGGCCATGTGCCGGCCTTCGACACGCCGGACCGCTGCATCGAGGACGGCTACAGCGAGATCACGCACGTCAACCAGCTGATGCTGGGTTGGGTGCTGAACCCGGGTGAGGATACCCGCACGCCGCTGCGCCTGACGGCCATGGCCCGCGCCGCCACCCTGGACCTGAATTCCGACCGGGTGCAGAAGACCGTGAAGATGATGGTGGACGGCCATATCGCCCATGATCCCACCGCCGTCATCCTGGAACGCCTGATGCTGAGCCGGGCCGGTGTCACGCCGCCGGGCGATGTCGACTACCTCGACAACATGCCCATCGGCTATCAGCGTTACCGCAAGCGTACCTTCGTGCCGCTGAAGCAGCCGGGCGATGACGAGGCCTACCGCACCGCCTTCTCCAAGGTGCTGGAGACCCTGAAGCTGCTGCACGACAAGGGCATCCGCCTGTTGCCGGGCACTGACGACACCACCGGCTTCACCGTGCAGCGTGAGCTGGAGCTGTACACCCTGGCCGGTATCAGCCCGGCGGAGGCCCTGCGCCTGGGCACCCTGTCGCCCGAGGAATACATGGGCCACCCGGACGTGGGCACGATCGAGCGCGGCAAGCTGGCCGACCTGTTCCTGATCGCTGGTGACCCGACCAAGGACATCCGGGCCATCAAGAAGGCGCGCTTCGTCATGAAGGGCGGCTTCATCTACTACCCCACCGAAATCTACCAGTCCCTGAGCATCAAGCCGTTCACCGATGCCCCGCCCGTGACCCTGCCGGCCAAGGGCGTGACCGGGCCCGGCGATACCGTCGGCGTGCCGGCCATGTTCGGTGGCGGTGACGACGACGGCCTGGGCGACTAA
- a CDS encoding type II toxin-antitoxin system HicB family antitoxin — protein sequence MRFPIVIEEEGGVHIASVPDLPGVHDQGDSMDEAVARLSDAAVVMIGEMIEDGDDIPDPSPVNDGKSIVIPSLVWAKVLLYRAMKAKGWRRADLQRAMDVDKTTVARLLNVHHASRMDQIDQALAVLGVDLELRTAA from the coding sequence ATGCGTTTCCCGATAGTCATCGAGGAAGAGGGGGGCGTTCATATCGCGTCTGTCCCGGACCTTCCTGGTGTGCATGATCAGGGGGACAGCATGGACGAAGCTGTCGCTCGTCTGAGTGATGCTGCGGTCGTAATGATCGGCGAGATGATCGAGGATGGTGATGACATTCCCGACCCATCACCCGTCAATGACGGCAAAAGCATCGTCATTCCGTCTCTCGTGTGGGCCAAAGTCCTACTCTATCGCGCCATGAAGGCGAAGGGGTGGCGGCGGGCCGATCTTCAAAGGGCAATGGATGTCGACAAGACGACGGTTGCCCGGTTGCTTAATGTGCATCATGCATCGCGCATGGATCAAATCGACCAAGCTCTGGCGGTTTTGGGCGTCGATCTGGAATTACGGACGGCGGCTTAA
- a CDS encoding type II toxin-antitoxin system HicA family toxin, with the protein MPTKPRVLKAALTRLGAVIRPGKGGHQVAVLNGRKAHIPNHGKGFEISDNLLIKILKDLGLSREDVGL; encoded by the coding sequence TTGCCGACTAAGCCACGGGTGCTTAAGGCCGCATTGACTCGGCTGGGTGCTGTCATCCGTCCTGGCAAGGGCGGTCATCAAGTCGCTGTTCTCAATGGGCGCAAGGCGCATATTCCCAATCATGGGAAGGGATTTGAGATCAGTGACAATCTGCTTATCAAAATCCTGAAGGATCTCGGTCTTTCAAGGGAAGATGTGGGTCTTTGA
- a CDS encoding prolyl oligopeptidase family serine peptidase — translation MLKTAAIALISIASPLAANAASLHQFSDLGLSGDGRSLVSVEADRAEGAGGAGHGAVVVRGTDGVVRLKYDPCAACRYADPVWAPDDGRLAFIGSAEGTATLYVAQDGAARPVAAIQGLAGTPHWSPDGREVALLVTENARKEAGASRAGARQVGEQGEGDDVQRIAIVTLATGAVTLVSPAKTYVYEYDWTPDGQGFVATAAEGNGDNNWWIASLRAFGRDGSARVIAAPDTQIAFPRVSPDGRTVAFIGGLMSDFGAFGGDVYTVPLAGGGPRDVTPDFKGTVNSIAWRGAKLIAGVTVGGGTGSAVIDPAQGAVTDLATGAASRSAGDGRLALDRAGTHAAWVAEGFDFGPRVEYGRLGKLAAVTHDNDALAPLVTAISISWRNEGLDIQGWLISPLAPAAAKRPMVVNIHGGPSAANTPRFVWGDQMAAFANAGYAVFEPNPRGSYGQGEAFTRANIRDFGGGDLRDTLAGIDVVEAQAPIDDGKLLLYGRSYGGFMGMWTITQTQRFKAAAIGAGLSDWYSYYGQNGIDRWMIPFFGKSAYDDPEIYDRLSPIRYARNVKTPAFFYVGERDIETPIMQTREFWHALRTFGVDTSFVIYADEGHVLHKPENIEDLNRRTIAWFQSHIGGG, via the coding sequence TCCCTGCACCAGTTCAGCGACCTCGGCCTGTCCGGCGACGGGCGCAGCCTGGTATCGGTGGAGGCCGACCGGGCTGAGGGGGCGGGTGGTGCCGGCCATGGCGCCGTGGTGGTGCGCGGCACCGATGGCGTCGTGCGGCTGAAGTACGATCCCTGCGCCGCCTGCCGCTATGCCGACCCCGTTTGGGCACCGGACGATGGCCGCCTGGCCTTCATCGGCAGTGCCGAGGGCACGGCGACGCTGTATGTGGCCCAGGACGGTGCCGCCCGTCCGGTCGCGGCCATCCAAGGCCTGGCCGGCACGCCGCACTGGTCGCCCGACGGCCGCGAGGTTGCGCTGCTGGTGACGGAGAACGCCAGGAAGGAAGCTGGCGCCAGCCGCGCCGGTGCCCGCCAGGTGGGGGAGCAGGGGGAGGGCGACGACGTCCAGCGCATCGCCATCGTCACCCTGGCCACCGGCGCCGTCACCCTGGTCTCGCCGGCGAAAACCTATGTGTATGAGTACGATTGGACGCCCGACGGCCAGGGCTTCGTGGCCACGGCGGCGGAGGGCAATGGCGACAACAACTGGTGGATCGCCAGCCTGCGCGCCTTCGGCCGGGATGGCAGCGCCCGTGTCATCGCCGCCCCCGATACCCAGATCGCCTTTCCCCGTGTCTCCCCCGATGGCCGCACGGTCGCCTTCATCGGCGGGCTGATGAGCGATTTCGGCGCCTTCGGCGGCGATGTCTACACCGTGCCCCTGGCCGGCGGCGGCCCCCGCGACGTGACGCCCGACTTCAAGGGCACGGTCAATTCCATCGCCTGGCGGGGGGCCAAGCTGATCGCCGGCGTCACTGTCGGGGGCGGCACGGGCAGCGCCGTCATCGATCCCGCCCAAGGTGCCGTCACCGACCTGGCGACAGGGGCCGCCAGCCGGTCTGCCGGCGACGGCCGGCTGGCGCTGGACCGGGCCGGCACGCACGCCGCCTGGGTGGCGGAGGGCTTCGATTTCGGGCCGCGCGTCGAATACGGTCGCCTGGGAAAGCTGGCCGCCGTCACCCACGACAACGACGCCCTGGCGCCCCTGGTGACCGCCATCAGCATCAGCTGGCGGAACGAGGGGCTGGACATCCAGGGTTGGCTGATCAGTCCGCTGGCCCCCGCTGCCGCCAAGCGCCCGATGGTGGTCAACATCCACGGCGGCCCATCGGCGGCCAACACCCCGCGTTTCGTCTGGGGTGACCAGATGGCGGCCTTCGCCAATGCCGGCTACGCCGTGTTCGAACCCAATCCGCGCGGCAGCTATGGCCAGGGGGAGGCGTTCACCCGCGCCAACATCCGTGACTTCGGTGGCGGCGATCTGCGCGACACCCTGGCCGGCATCGACGTGGTGGAGGCCCAGGCGCCCATTGATGACGGCAAGCTGCTGCTGTACGGCCGCAGCTACGGCGGTTTCATGGGCATGTGGACCATCACCCAGACCCAGCGCTTCAAGGCGGCCGCCATCGGTGCCGGGCTGTCGGACTGGTATTCCTATTACGGCCAGAACGGCATCGACCGCTGGATGATCCCGTTCTTCGGCAAGTCCGCCTACGACGACCCGGAAATCTACGACCGGCTGTCGCCCATCCGTTATGCTCGCAACGTGAAGACGCCGGCCTTCTTCTATGTCGGCGAACGGGACATCGAGACGCCCATCATGCAGACGCGGGAGTTCTGGCACGCGCTGCGCACCTTCGGCGTGGACACCAGCTTTGTCATCTATGCCGACGAAGGGCACGTGCTGCACAAGCCGGAAAACATCGAGGATCTGAACCGGCGCACCATCGCCTGGTTCCAGAGCCATATCGGCGGCGGCTGA
- a CDS encoding peptidase S10, whose amino-acid sequence MGMLKKTLLKSTTLAVVLAAGLAIAGPSRAEAPATVAAPHVFSSEHTGTFNGQKVRYKAMVAETFLTNPAGQRTASVYTTSYVRTDVPKGTVRPVVFVFNGGPGSASLWLHMGFVGPKRVDFTDPVHPETTPPFRMVDNPDSPLDVADIVLIDPPGTGYSRILPDGKPEEFYGTAADAQMTVSVIERWVRENDRWNAPKYLMSESYGTIRAAVVARLLAGGPMSTGTMDGMTLNGIMLLGQSMDMAGSGGDDAAYLTALPTLAATACYHHKVAAGCTLAGQVAAAQAFAGDEYVKALFAGNTLPAAEREAVTARLSALTGLSADVIRAHDLRIGTTVFARELLAGEGQELGAYDARYTLPLAASGRDPVADDPAMGQYVPGFVGAFDTYIRHDLGVTPPTNYEAISFRQVNGRWDYGRGPGAGAAGNYALDLATAMRRNPRLRVMVGAGYYDLVTTLGNAAYTLSHAGVPQDRVVTHLYPSGHMAYLGDEARTALARDVRAFVTADK is encoded by the coding sequence ATGGGCATGCTGAAGAAGACGTTGTTGAAGAGCACTACGCTGGCGGTGGTGCTTGCGGCTGGGCTGGCAATCGCCGGGCCGTCGCGGGCGGAAGCACCGGCAACGGTTGCGGCCCCCCATGTGTTCAGCAGTGAACACACCGGCACCTTCAACGGGCAGAAGGTGCGCTACAAGGCGATGGTGGCGGAGACCTTCCTGACCAACCCCGCCGGGCAGCGCACAGCCAGCGTCTACACCACCAGCTATGTCCGCACGGATGTGCCCAAGGGTACGGTGCGGCCGGTGGTGTTCGTCTTCAACGGCGGTCCCGGCTCCGCCTCCCTCTGGCTGCACATGGGCTTTGTGGGACCGAAGCGGGTGGACTTCACCGACCCGGTGCATCCGGAAACGACGCCGCCCTTCCGCATGGTCGATAATCCGGACAGCCCGCTGGACGTGGCCGATATCGTGCTGATCGACCCGCCCGGCACCGGCTACAGCCGCATCCTGCCCGACGGCAAGCCGGAGGAGTTCTACGGCACCGCCGCCGACGCGCAGATGACGGTGAGCGTGATCGAACGCTGGGTGCGGGAGAACGACCGCTGGAACGCGCCCAAGTACCTGATGTCGGAAAGCTACGGCACCATCCGTGCCGCGGTGGTGGCGCGGTTGCTGGCCGGCGGGCCGATGTCCACCGGCACCATGGACGGCATGACCCTGAACGGCATCATGCTGCTGGGCCAGTCCATGGACATGGCCGGCAGCGGTGGGGACGATGCCGCCTACCTGACGGCGCTGCCCACCCTGGCGGCCACCGCCTGTTATCACCACAAGGTCGCCGCCGGCTGCACGCTGGCAGGGCAGGTGGCAGCTGCCCAGGCCTTCGCCGGAGATGAGTATGTGAAGGCGCTGTTCGCCGGCAACACCCTGCCGGCGGCGGAACGTGAGGCGGTGACGGCCAGGCTGTCGGCCCTGACCGGCCTGTCGGCCGATGTCATCCGCGCGCATGACCTGCGCATTGGCACCACCGTTTTCGCCCGTGAGCTGCTGGCCGGTGAGGGCCAGGAACTTGGCGCTTATGATGCCCGCTACACCCTGCCGCTGGCGGCCAGCGGCAGGGACCCGGTGGCCGATGACCCGGCCATGGGCCAGTACGTGCCGGGTTTCGTCGGCGCCTTCGATACCTACATCCGCCACGATCTGGGCGTGACGCCGCCGACGAATTACGAGGCCATTTCCTTCCGGCAGGTCAATGGCCGTTGGGATTACGGCCGGGGCCCCGGCGCCGGGGCCGCCGGCAACTACGCCCTGGACCTGGCCACCGCCATGCGTCGCAATCCGCGCCTGCGGGTGATGGTGGGTGCGGGTTACTATGACCTGGTGACCACGTTGGGCAACGCCGCCTACACCCTGTCGCACGCCGGTGTTCCCCAGGATCGGGTGGTCACCCATCTCTACCCCTCAGGCCACATGGCCTATCTGGGGGATGAGGCCCGCACCGCCTTGGCCCGCGACGTGCGCGCCTTCGTGACAGCCGACAAGTGA
- a CDS encoding nuclear transport factor 2 family protein, whose amino-acid sequence MSPTSTLPDWFAAAIKALQTGDIDGYMAMYAPDAVHEFPFAPDGAPRSLIGRDAIAAYMRLLPSRIRFGSLSDVRVRETGDETIIEATGHHRRLPEDTPRDISYVWFITRRDGQATHFRDYMNPLQLTAR is encoded by the coding sequence ATGTCGCCAACATCAACCTTGCCCGACTGGTTCGCGGCGGCCATCAAGGCGCTTCAGACCGGGGATATCGACGGCTACATGGCGATGTACGCGCCCGATGCCGTGCACGAATTCCCCTTCGCCCCTGACGGTGCCCCGCGCAGCCTGATCGGGCGCGACGCCATCGCGGCCTACATGCGCCTGCTGCCCAGCCGCATCCGTTTCGGATCGCTGAGCGACGTCCGGGTGCGGGAGACGGGGGATGAAACCATCATCGAGGCAACCGGCCATCACCGCCGCCTGCCCGAGGACACGCCCCGGGACATCAGCTACGTCTGGTTCATCACCCGGCGCGACGGCCAGGCGACGCACTTCCGCGACTACATGAACCCGCTGCAACTGACGGCGCGTTAA
- a CDS encoding aldehyde dehydrogenase translates to MAKIAPGEYGAPVPFRKRYGNFIGGEWVPPTSGEYFENTTPITGQAICEIPRSNAQDIERALDAAHAAKREWGRTSVADRARVLERIAQRIDDNLETLATAETWDNGKPIRETRAADIPLAADHFRYFAAAIRAQEGGISEIDATTVAYHYHEPLGVVGQIIPWNFPILMAVWKLAPALAAGNCVVLKPAEQTPASILVLMELIQDLIPKGVVNVVNGFGVEAGKPLASSNRIAKIAFTGETTTGRLIMQYASQNLIPVTLELGGKSPNIFFDDVAAKDDAFLDKAIEGFVMFALNQGEVCTCPSRALIQESLYGRFMDKALARVKAIKQGNPLDADTMIGAQASNEQLEKILSYLDIGRQEGAKVLAGGARAELSGDLKGGFYVQPTVFEGNNRMRIFQEEIFGPVVAVTTFKDEEEALHVANDSLYGLGAGVWTRDINRAYHFGREIQAGRVWTNCYHLYPAHAAFGGYKQSGIGRENHAMMLNHYQQTKNQLVSYSPNALGFF, encoded by the coding sequence ATGGCCAAGATCGCCCCCGGAGAGTATGGCGCCCCCGTGCCGTTCCGTAAGCGCTACGGCAACTTCATCGGCGGGGAATGGGTGCCGCCCACGTCCGGCGAATATTTCGAGAACACCACCCCCATCACCGGCCAGGCCATCTGCGAAATCCCGCGCTCCAACGCCCAGGATATCGAGCGCGCGCTGGACGCCGCCCATGCCGCCAAGCGCGAATGGGGTCGCACCTCCGTCGCCGACCGCGCCCGTGTCCTGGAACGCATCGCCCAGCGCATCGACGACAACCTGGAAACACTGGCCACGGCCGAGACCTGGGACAACGGCAAGCCCATCCGCGAAACCCGCGCCGCCGACATCCCGCTGGCCGCCGACCATTTCCGCTATTTCGCCGCCGCCATCCGCGCCCAGGAAGGCGGCATTTCCGAGATCGACGCCACCACGGTGGCCTATCACTATCATGAGCCCCTGGGCGTGGTCGGCCAGATCATCCCCTGGAACTTCCCCATCCTGATGGCGGTGTGGAAGCTGGCCCCGGCCCTGGCCGCCGGCAACTGCGTCGTGCTGAAGCCGGCGGAGCAAACCCCCGCCAGCATCCTGGTGCTGATGGAACTGATCCAGGACCTGATCCCCAAGGGGGTGGTCAACGTCGTCAACGGCTTCGGTGTCGAGGCCGGCAAGCCGCTGGCATCCAGCAACCGCATCGCCAAGATCGCCTTCACCGGGGAGACCACCACCGGCCGGCTGATCATGCAGTACGCCTCGCAGAACCTGATCCCGGTGACCTTGGAGTTGGGCGGTAAGTCCCCCAACATCTTCTTCGATGACGTGGCGGCCAAGGACGACGCCTTCCTGGACAAGGCGATCGAAGGTTTCGTCATGTTCGCCCTGAACCAGGGGGAGGTCTGCACCTGTCCCTCCCGCGCCCTGATCCAGGAAAGCCTGTATGGCCGCTTCATGGACAAGGCGCTGGCACGGGTGAAGGCCATTAAGCAGGGCAATCCCCTGGACGCCGACACCATGATCGGCGCCCAGGCCTCCAACGAGCAGTTGGAGAAGATCCTGTCCTACCTCGACATCGGCCGGCAGGAGGGGGCGAAGGTTCTGGCCGGCGGCGCCCGCGCCGAACTGTCGGGCGACCTCAAGGGCGGCTTCTATGTCCAGCCCACGGTGTTTGAGGGCAATAACCGCATGCGCATCTTCCAGGAAGAGATTTTCGGCCCCGTCGTGGCCGTCACCACCTTCAAGGACGAGGAAGAGGCCCTGCACGTCGCCAACGACAGCCTGTACGGCCTGGGTGCCGGCGTGTGGACCCGCGACATCAACCGCGCCTATCACTTCGGCCGGGAAATCCAGGCCGGCCGGGTGTGGACCAACTGTTACCACCTGTACCCGGCGCACGCCGCCTTCGGCGGCTACAAGCAATCCGGCATCGGGCGTGAGAACCACGCCATGATGCTGAACCATTACCAGCAGACCAAGAACCAGCTGGTCAGCTACAGCCCCAACGCCCTGGGCTTCTTCTGA
- a CDS encoding DUF779 domain-containing protein, which produces MDATPKALALIKRLEARHGPLLFHQSGGCCDGSAPMCYPRDEFMVGDGDVLLGHIGGQPFYMGRAQFEYWKHTRLTIDVVPGRGGMFSLEGPEGLRFLTRSRLFTDEEVKALETAGELDASPA; this is translated from the coding sequence GTGGACGCGACGCCGAAGGCGCTGGCGCTGATCAAACGGCTGGAGGCTCGCCACGGGCCCCTGCTGTTCCACCAGTCGGGCGGCTGCTGCGACGGCAGCGCGCCCATGTGCTACCCCCGGGATGAGTTCATGGTGGGCGACGGCGACGTCCTGCTGGGGCACATCGGCGGCCAGCCCTTCTACATGGGCCGGGCGCAGTTCGAATACTGGAAGCACACCCGCCTGACCATCGACGTGGTGCCCGGCCGCGGCGGCATGTTCTCGCTGGAAGGGCCGGAGGGTTTGCGCTTCCTCACCCGGTCGCGGCTGTTCACGGATGAGGAGGTGAAGGCGCTGGAGACGGCGGGTGAGTTAGACGCCTCGCCCGCATGA
- a CDS encoding TetR/AcrR family transcriptional regulator, with protein sequence MPHAQLLAAADALFADSGSPGTVTMDAIAVAAGVGKGTLFRAFGSRDGLLDALWVVKLAALHDAVDHGAPPLGPGGAPRDRAVAFLDALLSFKMDNRHLIRARELAPRLLQSAHYLWMHGLLRSLIAEAAPGVAAADAIYTAHALLAAVHIDLIEELLAAGLSVQAIRDAQAARVRSVIDGAGRG encoded by the coding sequence GTGCCGCACGCGCAACTGTTGGCCGCAGCCGATGCGCTGTTCGCCGATTCCGGATCACCCGGCACCGTCACGATGGACGCCATCGCCGTCGCCGCCGGCGTGGGCAAGGGTACCCTGTTCCGCGCCTTCGGCAGCCGTGACGGCCTGCTGGACGCCCTCTGGGTAGTGAAGCTGGCGGCCCTGCACGACGCTGTGGACCATGGCGCGCCGCCGCTGGGGCCCGGCGGGGCGCCGCGCGACCGGGCGGTCGCCTTCCTGGACGCGCTGCTGTCCTTCAAGATGGATAACCGGCATCTCATCCGGGCGCGCGAACTGGCCCCCCGGCTGCTGCAATCGGCGCATTATCTGTGGATGCACGGCCTGCTGCGGTCCCTGATCGCGGAGGCCGCCCCCGGCGTGGCGGCGGCCGATGCCATCTACACCGCCCACGCCCTGCTGGCGGCGGTGCACATCGACCTGATCGAGGAATTGCTGGCCGCCGGCCTGTCGGTGCAGGCCATCCGCGACGCGCAGGCGGCACGGGTGCGGTCGGTCATCGATGGTGCGGGGCGTGGCTGA
- a CDS encoding amino acid permease, which produces MSGLKQGVTLIDLVMLGAGTAIGAAIFSVLGPATQVGGAGILVAAILAALPMVLFALVYAYMASAVPRTAASFEWQRQFSHPLIAFSIVWLRVLSNAVVMIVLGRVLMNYLGMVLPLPAVPVILGLFALIFALNYVGVAVAARAQTILMIMLLVLFALLIAGGAKDLKPELFVQAVAGGWTPILAALPLMIQLFLGIETATEVGEEVKNAKTIVPWGIALGLLLTVVVYLSVAFTALSVIGPEELGKSPAPLLAVAQATLGRWATPLIVTAAVAALVKSMNAIFLVYARFLYAMGASGVLPAALGRIHPRFGTPHIATLVAFLASCVGLLLPNSLLFLLLSINIPTMAKYWGSCLAAYNVAAKHPEIRAQARLRFSPGLVKVLSALGMVAAIVIAALGFGTDWRPYVLLLVWLLVGLAYYFATQRRRLAAA; this is translated from the coding sequence ATGAGCGGCCTTAAGCAGGGTGTCACCCTGATCGACCTGGTGATGCTGGGGGCGGGCACCGCCATCGGTGCGGCCATCTTCTCCGTCCTGGGGCCCGCCACCCAGGTGGGTGGGGCCGGCATCCTGGTGGCGGCCATCCTGGCGGCCCTGCCCATGGTGCTGTTCGCCCTGGTCTACGCCTACATGGCCTCGGCCGTTCCGCGCACCGCCGCATCGTTCGAGTGGCAGCGGCAATTCAGCCACCCCCTCATCGCCTTCTCCATCGTCTGGCTGCGGGTGCTGAGCAACGCGGTGGTGATGATCGTGCTGGGCCGGGTGCTGATGAACTATCTGGGCATGGTGCTGCCGTTGCCGGCGGTGCCGGTCATCCTGGGCCTGTTCGCCCTGATCTTCGCCTTGAACTATGTCGGCGTCGCCGTGGCGGCGCGGGCGCAGACCATCCTGATGATCATGCTGCTGGTCCTATTCGCCCTGCTGATCGCCGGCGGCGCCAAGGATCTGAAGCCGGAACTGTTCGTGCAGGCGGTGGCCGGTGGCTGGACGCCCATCCTGGCCGCACTGCCCCTGATGATCCAGTTGTTCCTGGGCATCGAGACCGCGACCGAGGTGGGGGAAGAGGTCAAGAACGCCAAGACCATCGTGCCCTGGGGCATCGCGCTGGGCCTGTTGCTGACCGTGGTGGTCTATCTGTCCGTGGCCTTCACGGCACTCAGCGTCATCGGGCCGGAGGAATTGGGCAAAAGCCCCGCACCCTTGCTGGCGGTGGCGCAGGCCACCTTGGGCCGCTGGGCCACGCCGCTGATCGTCACGGCGGCGGTGGCCGCCCTGGTCAAGTCGATGAACGCCATCTTCCTGGTCTACGCCCGTTTCCTCTATGCCATGGGCGCCAGCGGCGTGCTGCCTGCGGCCCTGGGCCGAATCCATCCGCGCTTCGGCACGCCGCACATCGCCACGCTGGTCGCCTTCCTGGCGTCCTGCGTCGGCCTGTTGCTGCCCAACAGCCTGCTGTTCCTGCTGCTGTCCATCAACATCCCGACCATGGCGAAGTACTGGGGATCGTGCCTGGCCGCCTACAACGTGGCGGCCAAGCATCCGGAGATCCGGGCCCAGGCCCGGCTGCGCTTCAGCCCCGGCCTGGTCAAGGTGCTGTCGGCCCTGGGCATGGTGGCCGCCATCGTCATCGCCGCCTTGGGCTTCGGCACCGACTGGCGGCCCTACGTCTTGCTGCTGGTCTGGCTGCTGGTGGGCCTGGCCTATTATTTCGCCACGCAGCGGCGGCGGCTGGCGGCGGCTTAA